The sequence ATGACAAAATCTTTATCCTTTGATATTTTTTCATAACTTTTCTTTATCTTTTCTATCAGTTCTTCACGATTTGGATTATCAAGATATTCTTTTGTAAAACCCTCTTCAACTGCAATAGGATTTATATCTGCAAGGTCGTCTTCAATTTCACCTAATTTTTTGATAAGGACAGCATCTTTATCAATTTTTTTACCATCCACTACTAAATACTTCTGTCCAACTGGCTTTATAAAGCCAATCTTTTTAATATATTTTTTTAAAGCGAGAAGAAGTCCTATACTTATAACTGTTTTACCATCATTCTGTCTTGTTGCTGCTATAAATATACTTTTCATAAAAATATTATATCATTATTCAAAAACTTACAGGAATAATTTGACTTATAAAACTTATCTTGAAAAAAAAGTTATGTTCTCATTGGTACTTCCTTTTTTCTCTTAATAAGGGCTGAATATATAAATGAGAGTAAGTATAAATTAATAATGTTTTGAAATGGTAATATTTCTACCTCTTTCTTTGGCTTCGTATAGGGCGCTATCCGCCAGTTTGAACATTTCTTCAAAACTGCTAATTTCCTTTTTATATCCTGTTAGTCCTATACTGATTGTAGATTTAATTTTATATGCCTCATATTTAAATGTCTCTTTTGAAATTATGATTCTTAATCTTTCTGCAAGTATTTCTGCACCTGATATTTCTGTATTTGGCAGGATTATACCGAATTCATCTCCACCTATACGGGCACATACATCAAGTTCCCTGAGGTTTTTTAAAATAATATTTGAAATTTTTTTTATAACCGTATCACCTGCAATATGTCCATAACTGTCGTTTATTCTTTTGAATCTATCCACATCAATTAAAATAAGCGAGAAAGGGATATTGTATCTGATAGCCCTTTCAAATTCATGGTTGCCTTGATGTATAAAATATCTTCTGTTCCAGACACCTGTAAGTTCATCTGTAGATGCAAGGATTTTGAGTTCCTTTTCAAGTTCTTTCTGTTTTGTTATATCTATTGCAAGTTCAAATCTTACATCTCTTCCATCAGGCCATTTTATTACCCTGTCTGTGATGTGAAAATATGCCTTTAACTTTTTATTATGAAATTCCCAGTAGTATGGCTGGTAGTTGCTATTTTTTATTATATGATTTGTACAGAATGGACAGGGGGAATCAAGATTCTGGAATTCTTTATAACATAACTTCCCTACAAGTGGATAACCTATTCTATTTTGCAATGCCTTATTTACATAAAGGATTTCATATGTATCCATATCTGTTACATAAATAATGTGGTCAATAGAATCAAACAGAGAAAGGAGTTGAGCATGTTCTTTTATAATATCTTTATATTTTTGTTCTTTTGATTCTATATTTTTATAGTAAGTAATATTATGTAAAGCCAGAATGAATGTATTCCTTTTTATAGGCAGCATATAGGTTTTAAAGAAAAATAGAGATTGTTCTATGGTAAGATTAAAGGAAAATTCTTTTAAGCCCTGCGTTTCAGGTACATATTGTAGATTATTTTGTAAGTTCTCTGTTATTTCATCAGGGAAGATATCAGATAGATTTTTCCCTATAAGAGATTTTGAATAGGACTTTGGTGGTTCATTTAATAGTAATATATCTAATATAATCCCTTTTTTATCAACCTGTAGAAGTATGACTGGAATATCTTTGAATACAGATAAAAGTTTCTGTTTTTCCATATATTTTGATAATAGAATATAAATTAAACTCAGTCAAATATGTTCTTCTTCTTTAAATATATCAGCAATGTGGATATTGAAGCAGGTGTTATTCCTGATATTCTACTTGCCTGTCCGAGTGTAAGTGGTTTTAAAGCAGAAAGTTTTTCCTTAATTTCAAGGGAAAGACCTGGAATTTTATTATAATCAATATCTGAAGGTATTTTGATTTTTTCAAGATTTTTAAACTCTTTTATTTCTGCTAACATCTGCTTTACATAAGGGCTATATTTAACCTCTATCTCTACTTTTCTAAGAATATCTGCATCATAATCATTTTCTTTTATAATTGACTTTATATTAGTTCCAGATTTAGTAAGATATTCAAAAAGAGTTATCCTGCCATTCTCAACAGTAATTTTTTCTTTTTTAAGTTTATATATAATTTCTTCTATTTTTTGTTTTTTATATATTGTTTTTTCCCAATCGTCTTTATTAACCAGTCCCAATCTGTAGCCGGCATCACGTAACCTTATGTCAGCATTATCTTCTCTTAGCAGTAAGCGATATTCAACCCTTGAGGTAAACATTCTGTATGGTTCTTTCGTCCCTTTGGTTGTCAGGTCGTCAATAAGAACACCAATATAAGCAGTTGCTCTATCAAGAATAAATGGCGGTTGATTTTTAACTTTCAGAGAAGCATTTATTCCTGCGATAAGTCCTTGTGCAGATGCCTCTTCATATCCTGTTGTACCGTTTATCTGTCCTGCAAGAAATAGCCCCTTTATCTTTTTTGTTTCAAGTGTTGGATATATCTGAGTTGGTTCTACAACATCATGCTCTATACCATATCCATATCTTTCTATCTTTACATCTTCTAATCCTTCTATAGTATGTATGAATTCTTCCTGTACATCCAGAGGTAAACTTGTAGAGATTCCGTTAGGATAATAAATATCTGTATCCAGTCCTTCTGGTTCAAGGAATACATGATGTCTGGTATGATGGGGGAATTTTACTACTTTATCTTCAAGTGAAGGACAGTATCTTACTCCTGTACCTGTTATCAGACCTGTAAAGAGAGGTGAACGGTTCAGGTTTTCTCTGATGATTTTATGTGTTTTTTCATTTGTATAGGTGATATAACAGGGCAGCTGCCTGATTTCAAGTTTTTCTGTTGAGAAAGAAAAAGGAACAGGTGGTTCATCTCCATACTGTGGTTTCAATTTATCAAAATTTATTGTTTTCCCATCAAGACGTGCACAGGTGCCTGTTTTAAACCGTAGCATTTCAAAGCCGTATTTTTTAAGCCACTCTGATAACTTTTTACTTGTTTTCGTCTCTTCAATCCGCCCTCCTGACATTGTTTCCATACCGATATATATTGTTCCATTCAGGAATGTCCCCGGAGCAAGTATGACAGTTTTTGCAGATATTTTTTCTCCGTCTATCTCTATTCCCCTTATTTCGTTGTTTTCTATTATAAGTGCTGTAACTTCTCCTTCTATAACTTCAATATTCTTTTCACTTGATACAACTTCCTGCATATAAATTGCATATTTTTTTCTATCTACCTGTGCTCTTGATGACCAGACCGCAGGTCCCTTGGAACTGTTTAGTATTCTAAACTGTATACCTGTTTTATCTGTTGCTTTAGCCATTTCTCCACCGAGTGCATCAACTTCTTTTACAAGTTGTCCTTTCCCTACACCTCCTACCGCAGGATTACAGGACATATAACCAATTTTATCTTTT is a genomic window of bacterium containing:
- a CDS encoding sensor domain-containing diguanylate cyclase; this encodes MEKQKLLSVFKDIPVILLQVDKKGIILDILLLNEPPKSYSKSLIGKNLSDIFPDEITENLQNNLQYVPETQGLKEFSFNLTIEQSLFFFKTYMLPIKRNTFILALHNITYYKNIESKEQKYKDIIKEHAQLLSLFDSIDHIIYVTDMDTYEILYVNKALQNRIGYPLVGKLCYKEFQNLDSPCPFCTNHIIKNSNYQPYYWEFHNKKLKAYFHITDRVIKWPDGRDVRFELAIDITKQKELEKELKILASTDELTGVWNRRYFIHQGNHEFERAIRYNIPFSLILIDVDRFKRINDSYGHIAGDTVIKKISNIILKNLRELDVCARIGGDEFGIILPNTEISGAEILAERLRIIISKETFKYEAYKIKSTISIGLTGYKKEISSFEEMFKLADSALYEAKERGRNITISKHY
- the mnmG gene encoding tRNA uridine-5-carboxymethylaminomethyl(34) synthesis enzyme MnmG; protein product: MGKIYDIIVVGGGHAGIEASLAGARMGCSVLFITFTKDKIGYMSCNPAVGGVGKGQLVKEVDALGGEMAKATDKTGIQFRILNSSKGPAVWSSRAQVDRKKYAIYMQEVVSSEKNIEVIEGEVTALIIENNEIRGIEIDGEKISAKTVILAPGTFLNGTIYIGMETMSGGRIEETKTSKKLSEWLKKYGFEMLRFKTGTCARLDGKTINFDKLKPQYGDEPPVPFSFSTEKLEIRQLPCYITYTNEKTHKIIRENLNRSPLFTGLITGTGVRYCPSLEDKVVKFPHHTRHHVFLEPEGLDTDIYYPNGISTSLPLDVQEEFIHTIEGLEDVKIERYGYGIEHDVVEPTQIYPTLETKKIKGLFLAGQINGTTGYEEASAQGLIAGINASLKVKNQPPFILDRATAYIGVLIDDLTTKGTKEPYRMFTSRVEYRLLLREDNADIRLRDAGYRLGLVNKDDWEKTIYKKQKIEEIIYKLKKEKITVENGRITLFEYLTKSGTNIKSIIKENDYDADILRKVEIEVKYSPYVKQMLAEIKEFKNLEKIKIPSDIDYNKIPGLSLEIKEKLSALKPLTLGQASRISGITPASISTLLIYLKKKNIFD